One stretch of Carcharodon carcharias isolate sCarCar2 chromosome 20, sCarCar2.pri, whole genome shotgun sequence DNA includes these proteins:
- the sav1 gene encoding protein salvador homolog 1 isoform X2 yields MLEGRSAFLKQCYRGKKVKTKRPNRLKFKGNLMPSFIRHGPTIPRRTDVLVETGPSVYPSIDIVSRNQSFLRGPVQRPAREIIRRESSRPSGPSYITRNEVPQEYGVSSQSYIAEINSENGDAGQPAARYYYPEPYYEDGQRRRHVAERFWDDYRYYDHGPDPFPRLPQGQSRHPVGIGRVPSTSMGNLTNHGTDELPLPLGWSADWTIRGRKYYIDHNTNTTHWSHPLEREGLPPGWERVESPEFGVYYVDHINKRAQYRHPCAPSVPRYDQPPPLVPPVTYQPRQTDRNQLVPANPYHTAEIPDWLKVYARAPVKYDHILKWELFQLADLDAYQGLLKLLFMKELERIVKSYEAYRQALLTELENRKQRQQWYAQHHSKNFPANA; encoded by the exons atttgaTGCCTTCATTTATTCGCCATGGGCCAACCATTCCAAGGCGGACTGATGTTTTAGTAGAGACCGGACCTTCTGTTTACCCCTCTATTGATATTGTTTCCCGAAACCAAAGTTTCCTGCGAGGTCCTGTCCAAAGGCCAGCACGTGAAATCATTAGACGTGAAAGCAGTAGGCCTTCAGGACCTTCCTACATCACACGTAATGAAGTTCCTCAAGAATATGGTGTCTCATCACAATCCTATATAGCTGAAATTAACTCTGAGAATGGTGATGCTGGCCAGCCTGCTGCCCGTTATTATTACCCTGAACCATATTATGAAGATGGACAAAGACGGCGGCATGTAGCTGAACGTTTCTGGGATGATTATAGATATTATGATCACGGTCCTGATCCTTTTCCACGGTTACCACAGGGGCAAAGTAGACATCCAGTTG GCATAGGAAGAGTTCCTTCAACATCCATGGGAAACCTAACAAATCATGGTACTGACGAATTGCCTCTTCCTCTTGGTTGGTCAGCGGACTGGACTATTCGAGGAAGAAAATACTATATAGACCATAATACTAACACAACTCATTGGAGCCATCCACTTGAAAGAGAAGGCTTGCCGCCTGGGTGGGAGCGAGTGGAATCGCCTGAATTTGGTGTTTATTATGTGGATCACATCAACAAGCGAGCCCAGTATAGGCATCCTTGTGCTCCCAG TGTTCCCCGGTACGACCAGCCACCACCTCTTGTTCCTCCTGTCACATATCAACCACGACAAACCGATCGAAATCAACTGGTTCCTGCAAACCCATACCACACAGCTGAAATTCCAGATTGGCTGAAAGTCTATGCCAGGGCTCCAGTAAA ATATGATCATATCCTGAAGTGGGAGCTCTTCCAACTAGCAGATTTGGATGCTTACCAAGGATTGCTGAAACTGCTCTTCATGAAGGAATTGGAAAGGATTGTGAAGTCATATGAGGCTTATAGACAAGCACTTTTGACAGAACTTGAAAACCGCAAGCAAAGGCAGCAGTGGTATGCACAACATCATAGCAAGAATTTTCCAGCAAATGCCTGA
- the sav1 gene encoding protein salvador homolog 1 isoform X3 encodes MLSRKKSKNEASKPPEVQDLMPSFIRHGPTIPRRTDVLVETGPSVYPSIDIVSRNQSFLRGPVQRPAREIIRRESSRPSGPSYITRNEVPQEYGVSSQSYIAEINSENGDAGQPAARYYYPEPYYEDGQRRRHVAERFWDDYRYYDHGPDPFPRLPQGQSRHPVGIGRVPSTSMGNLTNHGTDELPLPLGWSADWTIRGRKYYIDHNTNTTHWSHPLEREGLPPGWERVESPEFGVYYVDHINKRAQYRHPCAPSVPRYDQPPPLVPPVTYQPRQTDRNQLVPANPYHTAEIPDWLKVYARAPVKYDHILKWELFQLADLDAYQGLLKLLFMKELERIVKSYEAYRQALLTELENRKQRQQWYAQHHSKNFPANA; translated from the exons atttgaTGCCTTCATTTATTCGCCATGGGCCAACCATTCCAAGGCGGACTGATGTTTTAGTAGAGACCGGACCTTCTGTTTACCCCTCTATTGATATTGTTTCCCGAAACCAAAGTTTCCTGCGAGGTCCTGTCCAAAGGCCAGCACGTGAAATCATTAGACGTGAAAGCAGTAGGCCTTCAGGACCTTCCTACATCACACGTAATGAAGTTCCTCAAGAATATGGTGTCTCATCACAATCCTATATAGCTGAAATTAACTCTGAGAATGGTGATGCTGGCCAGCCTGCTGCCCGTTATTATTACCCTGAACCATATTATGAAGATGGACAAAGACGGCGGCATGTAGCTGAACGTTTCTGGGATGATTATAGATATTATGATCACGGTCCTGATCCTTTTCCACGGTTACCACAGGGGCAAAGTAGACATCCAGTTG GCATAGGAAGAGTTCCTTCAACATCCATGGGAAACCTAACAAATCATGGTACTGACGAATTGCCTCTTCCTCTTGGTTGGTCAGCGGACTGGACTATTCGAGGAAGAAAATACTATATAGACCATAATACTAACACAACTCATTGGAGCCATCCACTTGAAAGAGAAGGCTTGCCGCCTGGGTGGGAGCGAGTGGAATCGCCTGAATTTGGTGTTTATTATGTGGATCACATCAACAAGCGAGCCCAGTATAGGCATCCTTGTGCTCCCAG TGTTCCCCGGTACGACCAGCCACCACCTCTTGTTCCTCCTGTCACATATCAACCACGACAAACCGATCGAAATCAACTGGTTCCTGCAAACCCATACCACACAGCTGAAATTCCAGATTGGCTGAAAGTCTATGCCAGGGCTCCAGTAAA ATATGATCATATCCTGAAGTGGGAGCTCTTCCAACTAGCAGATTTGGATGCTTACCAAGGATTGCTGAAACTGCTCTTCATGAAGGAATTGGAAAGGATTGTGAAGTCATATGAGGCTTATAGACAAGCACTTTTGACAGAACTTGAAAACCGCAAGCAAAGGCAGCAGTGGTATGCACAACATCATAGCAAGAATTTTCCAGCAAATGCCTGA
- the sav1 gene encoding protein salvador homolog 1 isoform X1 yields the protein MLSRKKSKNEASKPPEVQGKYVKKETSPLLRNLMPSFIRHGPTIPRRTDVLVETGPSVYPSIDIVSRNQSFLRGPVQRPAREIIRRESSRPSGPSYITRNEVPQEYGVSSQSYIAEINSENGDAGQPAARYYYPEPYYEDGQRRRHVAERFWDDYRYYDHGPDPFPRLPQGQSRHPVGIGRVPSTSMGNLTNHGTDELPLPLGWSADWTIRGRKYYIDHNTNTTHWSHPLEREGLPPGWERVESPEFGVYYVDHINKRAQYRHPCAPSVPRYDQPPPLVPPVTYQPRQTDRNQLVPANPYHTAEIPDWLKVYARAPVKYDHILKWELFQLADLDAYQGLLKLLFMKELERIVKSYEAYRQALLTELENRKQRQQWYAQHHSKNFPANA from the exons atttgaTGCCTTCATTTATTCGCCATGGGCCAACCATTCCAAGGCGGACTGATGTTTTAGTAGAGACCGGACCTTCTGTTTACCCCTCTATTGATATTGTTTCCCGAAACCAAAGTTTCCTGCGAGGTCCTGTCCAAAGGCCAGCACGTGAAATCATTAGACGTGAAAGCAGTAGGCCTTCAGGACCTTCCTACATCACACGTAATGAAGTTCCTCAAGAATATGGTGTCTCATCACAATCCTATATAGCTGAAATTAACTCTGAGAATGGTGATGCTGGCCAGCCTGCTGCCCGTTATTATTACCCTGAACCATATTATGAAGATGGACAAAGACGGCGGCATGTAGCTGAACGTTTCTGGGATGATTATAGATATTATGATCACGGTCCTGATCCTTTTCCACGGTTACCACAGGGGCAAAGTAGACATCCAGTTG GCATAGGAAGAGTTCCTTCAACATCCATGGGAAACCTAACAAATCATGGTACTGACGAATTGCCTCTTCCTCTTGGTTGGTCAGCGGACTGGACTATTCGAGGAAGAAAATACTATATAGACCATAATACTAACACAACTCATTGGAGCCATCCACTTGAAAGAGAAGGCTTGCCGCCTGGGTGGGAGCGAGTGGAATCGCCTGAATTTGGTGTTTATTATGTGGATCACATCAACAAGCGAGCCCAGTATAGGCATCCTTGTGCTCCCAG TGTTCCCCGGTACGACCAGCCACCACCTCTTGTTCCTCCTGTCACATATCAACCACGACAAACCGATCGAAATCAACTGGTTCCTGCAAACCCATACCACACAGCTGAAATTCCAGATTGGCTGAAAGTCTATGCCAGGGCTCCAGTAAA ATATGATCATATCCTGAAGTGGGAGCTCTTCCAACTAGCAGATTTGGATGCTTACCAAGGATTGCTGAAACTGCTCTTCATGAAGGAATTGGAAAGGATTGTGAAGTCATATGAGGCTTATAGACAAGCACTTTTGACAGAACTTGAAAACCGCAAGCAAAGGCAGCAGTGGTATGCACAACATCATAGCAAGAATTTTCCAGCAAATGCCTGA